From one Gadus morhua chromosome 8, gadMor3.0, whole genome shotgun sequence genomic stretch:
- the rnf31 gene encoding E3 ubiquitin-protein ligase RNF31 isoform X2, with protein sequence MATLSEQLHEVRMQAELCLYSGGSPVEVRAGVYAMAHLALPPCSKYCLVSAETMVMENSFGSNRKETLASLQRLSTALNILEKYGCNLTNPNRPKYWRTVKHNNPVFRATVDAIQGGRAVLCLYGYSHQQMDGLSFPEDVVEPDVGQVARVTLEVMSLRMELDLLIKEVHPHPEFYERIIPTLRHKDVGLNTDAVVISSPSSSSSSSSSSSLGPRDGAAKSLGFPLYQQDPQARHSPRAFQPLTPGRNATANASTSTHQGPASLSSTRPPENCTICGIFSVAFHCPACAQWLCTECDRLYHSYPERANHQRSPVTSSSSAKSRKSNSSSTWHCHHCTKVNSIRDVLCETCERPRLASSSTAAEEAQPSTTTEWQCKSCTVVNAASSILCEVCERPRLATRPPVTPTHPAVTPPRPPAPVLGMPGDPDNQWVCQFCTYLNYSPSTVCEMCDLARPEPAPMPVKLRPPSPVRRVPALPVKPKNPPPEEPEARRQRLLQEEGLRLIQLIRDGEKRDLSPEEVYTGMRVAGDTSVLPCEWLRDELPLLLDHICELVANSAPPGSSASSTQPTTELTNGLCDPPTDDGGGGGPDSGPADGGVTLQLSRAEAKQAWLTAGGDTERAARQALRDRGLKVKELSSLGFEDEQLCHEVLRQSRGELHGALALLQRPLLEPFHQRMWSDKPEQPLDVRHPDKQRTCRRLLAVYDLPSWGRCELALSLLLESNATYCLEDVVQAVRESHDREFIKRVLAKECPICLSIFPHSKMQSLTSCQCSVCCGCFRQHFTIVVRDKHIRDMVCPVCWEPDINDPEHLNSYFSTLDIQLRECLEPEVYELFHKKLTEQALIKDPKFLWCSHCSYGFIYDGHQLKVTCFQCRKSFCAQCKKPWESQHAGLSCEQYQSWKRENDPEYQRQGLAGYLRDNGITCPNCRFQYALSKGGCMHFCCSQCRYQFCSGCNNPFHTTCAVDQCSVSGLHAHHPRDCLFYLRDWEPNRLQALLQNGVAFNTDPPPGTQTGLCGVIEQKDEAAQQSDAACGAQTQPGHAGLCEKHYREYLVSLINGYSIDPAPLFNANELGLACRRYQVEDARGEGEDDFGYYNRLLEKLMHEVPLGDKVPRNK encoded by the exons ATGGCCACGCTGTCGGAGCAGCTCCACGAGGTGCGCATGCAGGCCGAGCTGTGTCTGTACTCCGGGGGCTCGCCGGTGGAGGTCCGTGCAGGCGTCTACGCCATGGCCCACCTGGCCCTGCCCCCCTGCTCCAAGTACTGCCTCGTCTCCGCCGAGACCATGGTCATGGAGAACAGCTTCGGCAGCAACAggaaggag ACCCTGGCGTCCCTCCAGAGGCTGTCCACAGCACTGAATATCCTGGAGAAGTACGGCTGTAATCTGACCAATCCCAACCGGCCAAAGTACTGGAGGACGGTGAAGCACAACAACCCGGTGTTCCGGGCGACCGTCGACGCTATCCAG GGTGGCCGAGCGGTGCTCTGTCTCTATGGTTACTCCCACCAGCAGATGGACGGCCTCAGCTTCCCCGAGGACGTGGTGGAGCCCGACGTGGGGCAGGTTGCCAGGGTAACCCTGGAGGTGATGAGCCTGAGGATGGAGCTGGACCTGCTCATCAAG GAGGTTCATCCACACCCCGAGTTCTATGAGAGGATTATTCCTACACTGAGACACAAG GACGTCGGCCTCAACACGGACGCGGTGGTCATCTCCTcgccctcgtcctcgtcctcgtcctcctcctcttcctccctgggtCCCCGGGACGGGGCGGCCAAGTCCCTGGGGTTCCCCCTCTACCAGCAGGACCCCCAGGCCCGGCACAGCCCCCGCGCCTTCCAGCCCCTCACGCCCGGACGCAACGCCACCGCcaacgcctccacctccacccaccaggggcCCGCCTCCCTGTCCTCCACCCGGCCCCCAG AGAACTGCACCATCTGTGGGATATTCTCGGTGGCGTTCCACTGCCCTGCGTGCGCCCAGTGGCTGTGCACCGAGTGCGACCGGCTGTACCACTCCTACCCAGAGAGAGCCAACCACCAGCGCAGCCCGGTCACCTCGTCCTCATCGGCTAAAAGCAGAAAGAGCAACAG ctcctccacctggcACTGCCACCACTGCACCAAAGTCAACTCCATCCGCGATGTGTTGTGTGAGACATGCGAGCGCCCCCGGCTGGCCTCGTCGAGTACTGCAGCCGAGGAGGCTcagcccagcaccaccacag agtggcAGTGTAAGAGCTGCACCGTGGTGAACGCGGCCAGCAGCATCCTGTGTGAGGTCTGCGAGCGGCCGCGCCTCGCCACCAGGCCCCCCGTCACCCCAACGCACCCCGCAGTCACCCCGCCGagaccccccgcccccgtcctgGGCATGCCAGGGGACCCCGACAACCAG tggGTGTGCCAGTTCTGCACCTACCTCAACTACTCGCCCTCCACCGTGTGCGAGATGTGCGACCTGGCCCGCCCCGAGCCGGCGCCCATGCCCGTGAAGCTCCGCCCCCCGTCGCCCGTGCGGCGCGTCCCGGCGCTGCCCGTCAAACCCAAGAACCCGCCCCCAGAGGAGCCGGAGGCGCGGCGGCAGCGTCTGCTCCAGGAGGAGGGACTCCGGCTGATCCAGCTCATCAGG GACGGGGAGAAGCGGGACCTGAGCCCTGAGGAGGTGTACACCGGCATGCGGGTGGCCGGCGACACCAGCGTCCTGCCCTGTGAGTGGCTGAGGGACGAGCTCCCCCTGCTGCTGGACCACATCTGTGAGCTGGTGGCCAACTCCGCCCCCCCGggaagctccgcctccagcacCCAGCCCACCACGGAGCTCACT AACGGCCTGTGTGATCCGCCCACggacgacggcggcggcggcggccccgaCTCCGGCCCCGCCGACGGGGGGGTGACCCTGCAGCTGTCCCGGGCGGAGGCCAAGCAGGCCTGGCTGACAGCAGGGGGCGACACTGAGCGGGCTGCCCGGCAGGCCCTCCGAGACCGCGGCCTCAAG GTGAAGGAGCTGAGCTCGCTGGGCTTCGAGGACGAGCAGCTGTGCCACGAGGTGCTCCGGCAGAGCCGTGGGGAGCTGCACGGCGCCCTGGCCCTCctgcagcgccccctgctggagccCTTCCACCAGCGCATGTGGAGCGACAAGCCCGAGCAGCCCCTGGACGTGCGGCACCCCGACAAGCAG CGCACCTGCAGGCGTCTGCTGGCGGTGTACGACCTGCCCAGCTGGGGTCGCTGCGAGCTGGCGCTGTCCCTGCTGCTGGAGAGCAACGCCACCTACTGCCTGGAGGACGTGGTGCAGGCGGTGCGCGAGTCCCACGACAGGGAGTTCATCAAGAGGGTCCTGGCCAAAGAGtgtcccatctgtctgtccatcttccCTCACAGCAAG ATGCAGTCCCTGACGTCGTGCCAGTGCTCGGTGTGCTGCGGCTGCTTCCGCCAGCACTTCACCATCGTGGTGCGGGACAAGCACATCCGCGACATGGTGTGCCCCGTGTGCTGGGAGCCCGACATCAACGACCCCGAGCACCTCAACAGCTACTTCTCCACCCTGGACAtccag CTGCGTGAGTGTCTGGAGCCCGAGGTGTACGAGCTGTTCCACAAGAAGCTGACCGAGCAGGCGCTCATTAAGGACCCCAAGTTCCTCTGGTGCAGCCAC TGTTCCTACGGCTTCATCTACGACGGCCACCAGCTCAAGGTCACCTGCTTTCAGTGTCGCAAGAGCTTCTGCGCCCAGTGCAAGAAACCT TGGGAGTCCCAGCATGCCGGCCTGTCCTGTGAGCAGTACCAGTCCTGGAAGAGGGAGAACGACCCGGAGTACCAGAGACAGGGCCTGGCGGGATACCTCCGGGACAACGGGATCA CTTGCCCAAACTGTCGCTTCCAGTACGCTCTGTCCAAGGGCGGCTGCATGCACTTCTGCTGCTCCCAGTGCCGCTACCAGTTCTGCAGCGGCTGCAACAACCCCTTCCACACT ACCTGCGCCGTGGACCAGTGCAGTGTGTCAGGGCTGCACGCACACCACCCCAGAGACTGCCTCTTCTACCTCAGAGACTGGGAGCCTAACAGACTGCAAGCCCTGCTGCAG AACGGAGTGGCTTTCAACACAGACCCTCCTCCCGGGACtcagacag GTCTGTGCGGGGTGATCGAGCAGAAGGACGAGGCGGCGCAGCAGTCGGACGCGGCCTGCGGGGCCCAGACCCAGCCGGGCCACGCCGGGCTCTGCGA GAAGCACTACCGGGAGTACCTGGTGAGCCTGATCAACGGCTACTCCATCGACCCGGCGCCGCTGTTCAACGCCAACGAGCTGGGGCTGGCCTGCCGGCGCTACCAGGTGGAGGACGCGCGCGGCGAGGGCGAGGACGACTTCGGCTACTACAACCGCCTGCTGGAG AAACTGATGCACGAGGTCCCGCTGGGAGACAAGGTTCCACGGAACAAGTGA
- the rnf31 gene encoding E3 ubiquitin-protein ligase RNF31 isoform X1 has translation MEDSPVVKQKGQPMATLSEQLHEVRMQAELCLYSGGSPVEVRAGVYAMAHLALPPCSKYCLVSAETMVMENSFGSNRKETLASLQRLSTALNILEKYGCNLTNPNRPKYWRTVKHNNPVFRATVDAIQGGRAVLCLYGYSHQQMDGLSFPEDVVEPDVGQVARVTLEVMSLRMELDLLIKEVHPHPEFYERIIPTLRHKDVGLNTDAVVISSPSSSSSSSSSSSLGPRDGAAKSLGFPLYQQDPQARHSPRAFQPLTPGRNATANASTSTHQGPASLSSTRPPENCTICGIFSVAFHCPACAQWLCTECDRLYHSYPERANHQRSPVTSSSSAKSRKSNSSSTWHCHHCTKVNSIRDVLCETCERPRLASSSTAAEEAQPSTTTEWQCKSCTVVNAASSILCEVCERPRLATRPPVTPTHPAVTPPRPPAPVLGMPGDPDNQWVCQFCTYLNYSPSTVCEMCDLARPEPAPMPVKLRPPSPVRRVPALPVKPKNPPPEEPEARRQRLLQEEGLRLIQLIRDGEKRDLSPEEVYTGMRVAGDTSVLPCEWLRDELPLLLDHICELVANSAPPGSSASSTQPTTELTNGLCDPPTDDGGGGGPDSGPADGGVTLQLSRAEAKQAWLTAGGDTERAARQALRDRGLKVKELSSLGFEDEQLCHEVLRQSRGELHGALALLQRPLLEPFHQRMWSDKPEQPLDVRHPDKQRTCRRLLAVYDLPSWGRCELALSLLLESNATYCLEDVVQAVRESHDREFIKRVLAKECPICLSIFPHSKMQSLTSCQCSVCCGCFRQHFTIVVRDKHIRDMVCPVCWEPDINDPEHLNSYFSTLDIQLRECLEPEVYELFHKKLTEQALIKDPKFLWCSHCSYGFIYDGHQLKVTCFQCRKSFCAQCKKPWESQHAGLSCEQYQSWKRENDPEYQRQGLAGYLRDNGITCPNCRFQYALSKGGCMHFCCSQCRYQFCSGCNNPFHTTCAVDQCSVSGLHAHHPRDCLFYLRDWEPNRLQALLQNGVAFNTDPPPGTQTGLCGVIEQKDEAAQQSDAACGAQTQPGHAGLCEKHYREYLVSLINGYSIDPAPLFNANELGLACRRYQVEDARGEGEDDFGYYNRLLEKLMHEVPLGDKVPRNK, from the exons ATGGAGGACAGCCCAGTGGTGAAACAGAAG GGGCAGCCGATGGCCACGCTGTCGGAGCAGCTCCACGAGGTGCGCATGCAGGCCGAGCTGTGTCTGTACTCCGGGGGCTCGCCGGTGGAGGTCCGTGCAGGCGTCTACGCCATGGCCCACCTGGCCCTGCCCCCCTGCTCCAAGTACTGCCTCGTCTCCGCCGAGACCATGGTCATGGAGAACAGCTTCGGCAGCAACAggaaggag ACCCTGGCGTCCCTCCAGAGGCTGTCCACAGCACTGAATATCCTGGAGAAGTACGGCTGTAATCTGACCAATCCCAACCGGCCAAAGTACTGGAGGACGGTGAAGCACAACAACCCGGTGTTCCGGGCGACCGTCGACGCTATCCAG GGTGGCCGAGCGGTGCTCTGTCTCTATGGTTACTCCCACCAGCAGATGGACGGCCTCAGCTTCCCCGAGGACGTGGTGGAGCCCGACGTGGGGCAGGTTGCCAGGGTAACCCTGGAGGTGATGAGCCTGAGGATGGAGCTGGACCTGCTCATCAAG GAGGTTCATCCACACCCCGAGTTCTATGAGAGGATTATTCCTACACTGAGACACAAG GACGTCGGCCTCAACACGGACGCGGTGGTCATCTCCTcgccctcgtcctcgtcctcgtcctcctcctcttcctccctgggtCCCCGGGACGGGGCGGCCAAGTCCCTGGGGTTCCCCCTCTACCAGCAGGACCCCCAGGCCCGGCACAGCCCCCGCGCCTTCCAGCCCCTCACGCCCGGACGCAACGCCACCGCcaacgcctccacctccacccaccaggggcCCGCCTCCCTGTCCTCCACCCGGCCCCCAG AGAACTGCACCATCTGTGGGATATTCTCGGTGGCGTTCCACTGCCCTGCGTGCGCCCAGTGGCTGTGCACCGAGTGCGACCGGCTGTACCACTCCTACCCAGAGAGAGCCAACCACCAGCGCAGCCCGGTCACCTCGTCCTCATCGGCTAAAAGCAGAAAGAGCAACAG ctcctccacctggcACTGCCACCACTGCACCAAAGTCAACTCCATCCGCGATGTGTTGTGTGAGACATGCGAGCGCCCCCGGCTGGCCTCGTCGAGTACTGCAGCCGAGGAGGCTcagcccagcaccaccacag agtggcAGTGTAAGAGCTGCACCGTGGTGAACGCGGCCAGCAGCATCCTGTGTGAGGTCTGCGAGCGGCCGCGCCTCGCCACCAGGCCCCCCGTCACCCCAACGCACCCCGCAGTCACCCCGCCGagaccccccgcccccgtcctgGGCATGCCAGGGGACCCCGACAACCAG tggGTGTGCCAGTTCTGCACCTACCTCAACTACTCGCCCTCCACCGTGTGCGAGATGTGCGACCTGGCCCGCCCCGAGCCGGCGCCCATGCCCGTGAAGCTCCGCCCCCCGTCGCCCGTGCGGCGCGTCCCGGCGCTGCCCGTCAAACCCAAGAACCCGCCCCCAGAGGAGCCGGAGGCGCGGCGGCAGCGTCTGCTCCAGGAGGAGGGACTCCGGCTGATCCAGCTCATCAGG GACGGGGAGAAGCGGGACCTGAGCCCTGAGGAGGTGTACACCGGCATGCGGGTGGCCGGCGACACCAGCGTCCTGCCCTGTGAGTGGCTGAGGGACGAGCTCCCCCTGCTGCTGGACCACATCTGTGAGCTGGTGGCCAACTCCGCCCCCCCGggaagctccgcctccagcacCCAGCCCACCACGGAGCTCACT AACGGCCTGTGTGATCCGCCCACggacgacggcggcggcggcggccccgaCTCCGGCCCCGCCGACGGGGGGGTGACCCTGCAGCTGTCCCGGGCGGAGGCCAAGCAGGCCTGGCTGACAGCAGGGGGCGACACTGAGCGGGCTGCCCGGCAGGCCCTCCGAGACCGCGGCCTCAAG GTGAAGGAGCTGAGCTCGCTGGGCTTCGAGGACGAGCAGCTGTGCCACGAGGTGCTCCGGCAGAGCCGTGGGGAGCTGCACGGCGCCCTGGCCCTCctgcagcgccccctgctggagccCTTCCACCAGCGCATGTGGAGCGACAAGCCCGAGCAGCCCCTGGACGTGCGGCACCCCGACAAGCAG CGCACCTGCAGGCGTCTGCTGGCGGTGTACGACCTGCCCAGCTGGGGTCGCTGCGAGCTGGCGCTGTCCCTGCTGCTGGAGAGCAACGCCACCTACTGCCTGGAGGACGTGGTGCAGGCGGTGCGCGAGTCCCACGACAGGGAGTTCATCAAGAGGGTCCTGGCCAAAGAGtgtcccatctgtctgtccatcttccCTCACAGCAAG ATGCAGTCCCTGACGTCGTGCCAGTGCTCGGTGTGCTGCGGCTGCTTCCGCCAGCACTTCACCATCGTGGTGCGGGACAAGCACATCCGCGACATGGTGTGCCCCGTGTGCTGGGAGCCCGACATCAACGACCCCGAGCACCTCAACAGCTACTTCTCCACCCTGGACAtccag CTGCGTGAGTGTCTGGAGCCCGAGGTGTACGAGCTGTTCCACAAGAAGCTGACCGAGCAGGCGCTCATTAAGGACCCCAAGTTCCTCTGGTGCAGCCAC TGTTCCTACGGCTTCATCTACGACGGCCACCAGCTCAAGGTCACCTGCTTTCAGTGTCGCAAGAGCTTCTGCGCCCAGTGCAAGAAACCT TGGGAGTCCCAGCATGCCGGCCTGTCCTGTGAGCAGTACCAGTCCTGGAAGAGGGAGAACGACCCGGAGTACCAGAGACAGGGCCTGGCGGGATACCTCCGGGACAACGGGATCA CTTGCCCAAACTGTCGCTTCCAGTACGCTCTGTCCAAGGGCGGCTGCATGCACTTCTGCTGCTCCCAGTGCCGCTACCAGTTCTGCAGCGGCTGCAACAACCCCTTCCACACT ACCTGCGCCGTGGACCAGTGCAGTGTGTCAGGGCTGCACGCACACCACCCCAGAGACTGCCTCTTCTACCTCAGAGACTGGGAGCCTAACAGACTGCAAGCCCTGCTGCAG AACGGAGTGGCTTTCAACACAGACCCTCCTCCCGGGACtcagacag GTCTGTGCGGGGTGATCGAGCAGAAGGACGAGGCGGCGCAGCAGTCGGACGCGGCCTGCGGGGCCCAGACCCAGCCGGGCCACGCCGGGCTCTGCGA GAAGCACTACCGGGAGTACCTGGTGAGCCTGATCAACGGCTACTCCATCGACCCGGCGCCGCTGTTCAACGCCAACGAGCTGGGGCTGGCCTGCCGGCGCTACCAGGTGGAGGACGCGCGCGGCGAGGGCGAGGACGACTTCGGCTACTACAACCGCCTGCTGGAG AAACTGATGCACGAGGTCCCGCTGGGAGACAAGGTTCCACGGAACAAGTGA